One Heterodontus francisci isolate sHetFra1 chromosome 3, sHetFra1.hap1, whole genome shotgun sequence DNA window includes the following coding sequences:
- the LOC137353279 gene encoding probable G-protein coupled receptor 139 produces MAPTVSSAFVIVQKIYYPSLCAIGIPANLLTVYTIHCRKCGMSKVARLYLTSLAIADTMCLFWGGLIDLSLVWLDPNPFWNSSPWCGLVTVLEYGSVFSSIWIVIVFTLERYLVLRSTRARQHCSQTKVTIRIILSVILVSHLIALPTYWINSSELLNVTWHNETLKLPVCAYNDSFYSTVVVWFHTFISGGIPYILLILFNCLISQQLYAATKMFTQEQLKSINGVTTRSLVKKSILILFTVSFAFVLLSLPRFVTYCILRTAYNTPKHDRDDYKQLINLFADIAIMLQWLNSAINFLLYCVISKEFRREFFLVLTCRSRIAKAPTPQTPLKVYSVHGASTEASSIIIVQRK; encoded by the coding sequence caaatctCTTGACAGTGTACACCATCCACTGTAGAAAATGCGGCATGTCCAAGGTTGCAAGACTCTATCTGACTTCCCTGGCAATTGCAGACACAATGTGCTTGTTCTGGGGTGGACTGATAGACCTGAGCTTGGTTTGGCTGGACCCTAACCCTTTCTGGAACAGCTCCCCGTGGTGTGGGCTGGTCACAGTCCTGGAGTATGGCTCCGTATTCAGCTCCATTTGGATTGTGATTGTTTTTACCCTGGAGCGGTACTTGGTGCTAAGGAGCACCAGGGCCAGACAGCACTGCTCCCAGACTAAGGTGACTATCAGAATCATCCTGAGCGTCATCCTAGTCTCACATCTGATTGCCCTCCCTACCTATTGGATCAACAGCTCAGAGTTACTGAATGTCACCTGGCACAATGAGACCCTGAAGCTGCCCGTCTGTGCTTACAATGATAGTTTCTATTCCACTGTGGTGGTTTGGTTCCATACATTCATCTCAGGTGGCATACCCTACATCCTCCTCATCTTGTTCAACTGCCTGATTAGCCAGCAACTCTACGCGGCCACCAAGATGTTCACCCAAGAGCAGCTGAAGTCAATAAATGGCGTCACCACACGAAGCCTAGTGAAGAAGTCCATCCTGATACTCTTCACTGTCTCCTTCGCCTTCGTCCTCCTGTCCCTCCCTCGCTTTGTCACCTACTGCATCCTGAGGACAGCCTACAACACACCAAAGCACGACAGGGACGACTACAAGCAGCTCATCAATCTGTTTGCAGACATCGCTATTATGCTGCAGTGGTTGAATTCTGCCATCAATTTCCTCCTCTACTGCGTCATCAGTAAAGAGTTTCGCAGGGAGTTCTTTCTGGTCCTGACCTGCAGAAGCAGGATTGCCAAGGCTCCCACTCCACAAACACCCTTGAAAGTCTATAGTGTTCATGGTGCTTCGACTGAAGCTTCTTCAATAATAATAGTCCAACGTAAATAG